From Polaribacter butkevichii, a single genomic window includes:
- a CDS encoding NAD(P)H-dependent glycerol-3-phosphate dehydrogenase: MNEDKKIAVFGGGSWATAIVKMLSENLDTIGWYMRSEQAIEHIKENDHNPNYLQSADVYARQLDLSSDINYTVKNYDILIFAIPSAFLMSELKKLDTSLEGKIIFSAIKGIVPETGLIIGEHFNREFNIPIENIGVITGPCHAEEVAMERLSYLTIACKDENKAKYIEKSLQSWYIKTKISDDIIGTEYAAMLKNIYAVAAGIAHGLGYGDNFQAVLMSNAIREMKRFIKKVHKMKRNINNSAYLGDLLVTGYSLFSRNRQFGNMVGKGYTVKSAQMEMSMIAEGYYATKSAFKMKEENGANTPIIDTVYNILYANKNPKKEFQKLTDKLD, from the coding sequence ATGAATGAGGACAAAAAAATAGCGGTTTTTGGTGGTGGTAGTTGGGCTACGGCCATTGTAAAAATGTTGAGTGAAAACCTTGATACCATTGGTTGGTACATGAGGAGTGAGCAAGCAATTGAGCATATTAAAGAAAATGATCATAACCCAAATTATTTGCAATCTGCAGATGTGTATGCACGTCAGTTAGATTTGTCTAGTGATATTAATTACACCGTTAAAAACTACGATATACTTATTTTTGCAATTCCTTCTGCCTTTTTAATGAGCGAATTAAAAAAATTAGATACTTCTTTAGAGGGTAAAATTATTTTTTCGGCAATTAAAGGAATTGTACCAGAAACAGGTTTAATTATAGGAGAACATTTTAATAGAGAATTTAATATTCCTATAGAAAATATTGGTGTTATCACTGGACCTTGTCATGCAGAAGAAGTTGCTATGGAGCGATTATCGTATTTAACAATTGCTTGTAAAGATGAAAATAAGGCAAAATATATAGAAAAGTCTTTGCAAAGTTGGTACATAAAAACCAAGATTTCTGATGATATTATAGGTACTGAGTATGCAGCAATGTTAAAAAATATTTATGCTGTAGCTGCTGGTATTGCACATGGTTTAGGTTATGGAGACAATTTTCAGGCAGTTTTAATGAGCAACGCAATTAGAGAAATGAAACGCTTTATTAAAAAGGTACATAAAATGAAACGTAACATTAATAACTCTGCTTATTTAGGCGATTTATTAGTTACAGGTTATTCTCTTTTTAGTAGAAATAGACAATTTGGTAACATGGTTGGTAAAGGATATACTGTTAAATCTGCTCAAATGGAAATGAGTATGATTGCAGAAGGATATTACGCTACTAAAAGTGCCTTTAAGATGAAGGAAGAAAACGGAGCAAATACGCCTATTATAGATACGGTTTATAATATTTTATATGCTAACAAAAACCCTAAAAAAGAATTTCAAAAATTGACAGATAAATTAGATTAA